A genomic region of Antennarius striatus isolate MH-2024 chromosome 2, ASM4005453v1, whole genome shotgun sequence contains the following coding sequences:
- the irak1 gene encoding interleukin-1 receptor-associated kinase 1: MSLRDRDGPFLYDLPPAVLWDFCQVMDGLSDRDWTRFASEVLQDQTAIRLALRRETRTDWVMNQWENRKGRVKDLVHLLEHLQLLRPRDIILAWVSNQTPAFPFPPPVAAAAAAHPPQSRFDPPPKLGLAPSTLLAWNVTATVDKGGGRPLPRPAPPPSSLQSDIGQSVQVPQPPPECSGGVMCWSYEEVRAGTQGFSPSLQVGEGGFGVVYRVTMRNTDCAVKRLKEDSLLDLSLLRESFKTEVDQLSKFRHPNIIELLGFSEGQGSVCLIYSYMENQSLEDQLHNGRGFLSWSQRVDIIKGASTALQFLHCPPEGQTALVHGDVKSSNILLDRHLVAKLADFGLARCASRCSSGHSMSQTASVGKTSHVRGTLPYLPEDYLRNRRLGPAVDVYSFGVVLLEVLTGRRALEKDGKSEERYLKNLGDEVEESPGGSSAASWRKHLDQRLITGQSAEPSGWMETVALACRCLDKHGRKRPAMTKVFDKLQDVDNIVKKTSSCFPTQSSPRQPHPHPLDSSVEALTQQLSKLEPLEDTYKSSQSSSSSSFCFLNPPHPLLSSSSSSTSSSTFHSVFAGPCETDESRGFSQYDLQFKSNGTSSRSLSPSARVQIHGPTGTADSQSSHPSVPTEDQYNTPSPNDSTNDSRGQMGTGVTAGVCGIPESLSPVELLRSSSTRPSGGGSSCEESRGPEESDDLDFLPPSEND, encoded by the exons ATGTCGCTCAGGGACCGGGACGGACCGTTTCTTTACGACTTGCCGCCTGCCGTCCTGTGGGACTTCTGCCAGGTCATGGACGGACTGTCGGACCGGGACTGGACCCGCTTCG CCTCCGAGGTCCTCCAGGATCAAACCGCCATCCGATTGGCTCTGAGAAGAGAGACGCGGACGGACTGGGTGATGAACCAATGGGAGAACAGGAAGGGTCGCGTCAAAGATCTGGTGCACCTGTTGGAGCATCTGCAGCTGCTCCGCCCTCGCGACATCATTCTGGCAT GGGTGTCCAATCAGACACCTGCCttcccttttcctcctcctgttgctgctgctgctgctgcgcatCCTCCTCAGTCCAGGTTTGACCCCCCTCCCAAATTAGGTCTTGCCCCATCCACATTGCTCGCCTGGAATGTGACCGcaacag TTgataaaggaggaggaagacccCTCCCCAGACCGGCCCCACCCCCCTCCAGTCTGCAGTCTGACATCGGCCAATCGGTACAGGTACCCCAG CCCCCCCCAGAGTGCAGCGGGGGGGTGATGTGCTGGTCATATGAGGAGGTGCGAGCAGGGACACAGGGCTTCTCCCCCTCCCTGCAGGTGGGCGAGGGGGGGTTTGGTGTCGTGTACAGAGTGACCATGAGGAACACCGACTGCGCTGTCAAGAGACTCAAAGag gACTCCCTCCTGGATTTGTCCCTGCTGAGGGAGAGCTTTAAGACCGAAGTGGACCAACTGTCAAA GTTCAGACATCCAAACATCATAGAACTGCTGGGTTTCAGTGAAGGACAAGGATCAgtttgtctcatctacagctaCATGGAAAACCAATCGCTGGAGGATCAGCTGCACAAC ggcCGTGGCTTCCTGTCCTGGTCTCAGAGAGTAGACATCATTAAAGGAGCATCAACAGCTCTGCAATTCCTTCACTGTCCACCAGAGGGACAAACGGCACTGGTCCATGGAGACGTGAAGAG CTCAAACATCCTGCTGGACCGTCACCTGGTGGCGAAGCTAGCAGACTTCGGTCTGGCTCGCTGTGCGTCTCGCTGCTCGTCGGGACACTCGATGTCTCAAACGGCGTCGGTGGGGAAAACATCGCATGTTAGAGGAACGCTGCCATACCTTCCTGAAGACTACCTGCGGAACCGACGGCTCGGGCCCGCCGTGGACGTCTACAGCTTTGGAGTG gtgTTGTTGGAGGTTCTGACTGGACGTCGAGCTCTGGAGAAAGATGGGAAGTCAGAAGAAAGATACTTG AAGAACTTGGGGGATGAAGTTGAGGAAAGTCCAGGCGGTTCATCTGCAGCGTCTTGGAGGAAACATCTGGATCAGCGGCTGATCACAGGTCAGTCTGCAGAACCCTCCGGCTGGATGGAGACGGTGGCTCTGGCCTGCAGGTGTCTGGACAAGCATGGGAGGAAGAGGCCGGCCATGACAAAG GTGTTCGACAAACTTCAGGACGTGGACAACATTGTAAAGAAGACCAGCTCCTGCTTCCCCACTCAGTCCTCACCCAGACaaccccacccacacccactgGACTCCAGTGTTGAAGCTCTCACTCAACAACTGTCCAAACTGGAACCCCTGGAAGACACCTACAAGTCCTCCCAGTCGTCATCGTCCTCTTCCTTCTGCTTCCTCAACCCTCCTCACCCCCTActttcctcctcgtcctcctctacctcttcctccaccttccATTCAGTGTTTGCTGGCCCCTGTGAAACTGATGAGAGCAGAGGCTTCTCCCAGTACGACCTCCAGTTCAAATCGAATGGAACCAGTTCCAGATCTCTGTCTCCATCTGCCAGAGTCCAAATTCATGGCCCAACTGGTACAGCAGACTCCCAGTCCAGCCACCCATCTGTCCCTACTGAGGACCAGTACAACACCCCCTCCCCAAATGACAGCACCAATGACAGTAGAGGGCAGATGGGAACAGGAGTCACAGCAGGAGTCTGTGGCATCCCAGAATCTCTCTCCCCTGTAGAGTTATTACGCTCATCGTCCACGAGACCCTCAG GTGGAGGAAGCAGCTGTGAGGAGTCAAGGGGACCGGAGGAGAGTGACGACCTTgattttcttcctccttctgaaAACGACTGA
- the hcfc1b gene encoding host cell factor 1b: protein MTTEQTGPSVLQPRWKRVLGWTGPVPRPRHGHRAVTIKELMVVFGGGNEGIVDELHVYNTATNQWFIPAVRGDIPPGCAAYGFVCDGTRLLVFGGMVEYGKYSNDLYELQASRWEWKCLKAKAPKKGPPPCPRLGHSFSLIGNSCYLFGGLANDSEDPKNNIPRYLNDLYCLELRPGSSVVGWEIPVTSGQPPPPRESHTAVVTSGRAANRLIIYGGMSGCRLGDLWVLDIDSLMWSKPSLGGISPLPRSLHSATTIKNKMYVFGGWVPLVMDDVKVATHEKEWKCTNTLACLNLETMCWETVLMDSLEENLPRARAGHCSVAINSRLYIWSGRDGYRKAWNNQVCCKDLWYLETERPCAPSRVQLVRANTSSLEVSWGPSQTADTYLLQVQKYDIPAASAATPTASGHAPTAAAGGSFQKSPAPAAMTPANQTVPLSGITLVPSPTSSIPGIPLATAAKAPAILRVSAAPNTTGGASIVTVRQALPKSPVAVSTLPAGVRMVVPAQASQGTPIGSSPQMSGMAALAAAAAATQKIPPPTATVLNVPAGATIVKTVAVSPGSSSLPVKVASPITMVTNPATRMLKTAAAQLGGTSVVSSPGTPSRPIITVHKSGTVTVSQQAQVVTTVVGGVTKTITLVNSPLSVGGGGTLLSSLGNLGKVVSMVQTKPVQSGGITVQAGSSPVTQILQTKGALPAGTILKLVTSAEGKQTTILSSAQAGSTSAKSTILGISPGPSKPGTTIIKTIPVSALQGVTGANSPITILANKLMTPGGAGKIVTTVPKITAAAGQQGLTQVVLKGAPGTPGTILRTVPMGGVRLVSPVTKKPTVATLVVKTTTGMSTASLATPVTTMATIATLTSQVATATAGAAASGPKQVTLITTPSGAEAQPLVQDLPVTIMASPTSEEPTSSTTTTTTTGEAGDAAATVTLVCSNPPCETHETGTTNTATTAGAGGVRQVCSNPPCETHETGTTNTTTTAGAGGVRQLCSNPPCETHETGTTNTATTAGAGGVRQVCSNPPCETHETGTTNTATTAGAGGVRQVCSNPPCETHETGTTNTATTATAQQGADGLQGDSSDSSSSEPTSSTLPAQSRAVTMVTQATPTPGPSIPEISSLVGEGRAESSEAESVVMVTAAAEGEELMQTNSESEHVMTSEASVLQVHVEGSGPAAKIDSDSSPPQELMSPEGGETLSGATTLMVTGLTSDQLSATMATEEDVQQATIQAVLQAAGHMEGSEDQSIPIILTPQELAALVQQQQQLQDVGSQAEPVPQHELPTEGLAPADSLNDPAAESNGHELTPSAVTSAVARLASTFGPAPSLTATPAKSQAATTLTEVSNGITATAAKQAKSSMKDGQWYDVGIVKVTNMVVTHYYIPYDDSSVDDDSGAVPDYSQMRKVELQPGTAYKFRVAGINICGRGAFSDVSAFKTCLPGFPGAPCAIKISKNLDGAQLTWEPPAVTSGKITEYSVYLAIQSSQTTSASGSGPAQLAFMRVYCGPNPSCLVQASSLSNAHIDYTTKPAIIFRIAARNQKGYGPATQVRWLQEKESSKASVKRVATSPDFKPVGPKKFRTDQ, encoded by the exons ATGACAACAGAACAAACAGGTCCCTCAGTGCTCCAACCCCGATGGAAGCGAGTCCTGGGCTGGACCGGCCCAGTTCCGCGGCCCCGACATGGACACAGAGCCGTGACGATCAAGGAGCTAATGGTGGTGTTTGGCGGAGGGAACGAGGGGATCGTGGATGAGCTGCACGTCTACAATACAG CTACCAACCAATGGTTCATCCCAGCTGTGCGGGGGGATATCCCACCCGGCTGCGCCGCCTATGGCTTTGTGTGTGATGGGACGAGGCTGTTGGTGTTTGGAGGGATGGTGGAATACGGCAAATACAGCAACGACCTCTACGAGCTGCAG GCAAGTCGTTGGGAGTGGAAGTGCCTGAAGGCCAAGGCTCCAAAGAAGGGCCCGCCCCCCTGCCCCCGCCTCGGACACAGCTTCTCCCTGATTGGCAATTCTTGCTACCTGTTTGGAGGACTAGCCAATGACAGTGAAGATCCCAAGAACAATATCCCCAG GTACCTGAATGATCTGTACTGTCTGGAGCTGAGGCCTGGCTCCAGTGTGGTGGGCTGGGAGATCCCTGTGACATCAGGTCAGCCGCCGCCGCCCAGAGAGAGTCACACAGCTGTGGTGACAAGCGGTCGCGCTGCCAACAGGCTGATCATCTATGGAGGGATGAGCGGCTGCAGACTCGGGGACCTGTGGGTGCTCGACATAG attcTCTGATGTGGAGCAAACCTTCCCTCGGTGGGATTTCTCCCCTCCCTCGAAGTCTACATTCAGCAACTACCATCAAGAATAA GATGTACGTGTTCGGGGGATGGGTCCCTCTGGTGATGGATGATGTCAAGGTGGCGACACATGAAAAGGAATGGAAGTGTACCAACACACTGGCCTGTCTCAACCTCG aGACGATGTGTTGGGAGACAGTCCTGATGGACAGCCTGGAGGAGAACCTCCCCAGAGCTCGCGCGGGTCACTGCAGCGTGGCCATCAACTCCAGACTCTACATCTGGAGCGGTAGAGACGGATACAGGAAGGCCTGGAACAACCAGGTGTGCTGCAAGGACCTCTGGTACCTGGAGACAG AGCGTCCCTGCGCTCCTTCCCGGGTGCAACTGGTCCGGGCCAACACGTCgtctctggaggtgagctggggGCCGTCGCAGACCGCCGACACCTACCTGCTGCAGGTGCAGAAGTACGACATTCCCGCCGCATCGGCAGCCACTCCCACTGCCTCTGGCCACGCCCCCACCGCTGCAGCTGGAGGTAGTTTCCAGAAGAGCCCCGCTCCTGCCGCTATGACACCAGCCAACCAGACTGTCCCATTGTCTGGCATCACTCTCGTCCCCTCCCCCACATCCTCTAtacctggcatcccattggctactGCTGCCAAAGCACCTG caATCCTCAGAGTATCAGCTGCTCCGAATACAACAGGCGGAGCCTCCATTGTCACAGTGAGACAGGCCTTGCCAAAGTCTCCGGTTGCCGTGTCGACTCTTCCTGCAGGTGTTCGCATGGTGGTACCTGCTCAGGCCAGTCAGGGGACG CCGATAGGCAGCAGTCCTCAGATGAGCGGCATGGCGGCGttggcagcagcagctgcagcgacTCAGAAGATTCCCCCGCCCACAGCGACGGTGCTGAACGTCCCCGCTGGAGCAACAATCGTCAAGACGGTGGCTGTTAGCCCAGGATCCAGCAGCCTGCCAGTCAAAGTGGCCTCTCCGATTACTATG GTGACCAACCCGGCCACTCGTATGCTGAAAACTGCTGCTGCTCAATTGGGTGGAACTTCAGTAGTCTCCTCCCCTGGGACCCCCAGCCGACCAATCATCACAGTCCATAAGTCCGGGACGGTGACGGTGTCCCAGCAAGCTCAGGTGGTCACCACAGTGGTGGGTGGAGTTACTAAGACCATCACGCTCGTGAACAGTCCACTCAGTGTGGGAGGAGGCGGCACTCTG CTGAGTAGCCTTGGTAACCTGGGGAAGGTGGTGTCAATGGTTCAGACCAAGCCTGTTCAGAGTGGAGGGATTACTGTTCAGGCTGGGAGCAGTCCAGTAACTCAGATCCTGCAG ACAAAGGGTGCCCTCCCAGCTGGGACCATCTTGAAGTTAGTGACGTCAGCAGAAGGTAAACAGACCACCATCCTCAGCAGCGCACAGGCCGGATCCACATCAGCCAAGTCCACCATCCTGGGCATCTCCCCAGGACCCTCCAAACCCGGGACCACCATCATCAAGACCATCCCAGTGTCTGCTCTGCAGGGGGTGACAG GTGCTAACAGTCCAATCACCATCCTCGCCAACAAGCTGATGACACCAGGGGGCGCTGGGAAAATCGTTACCACAGTCCCCAAAATCACTGCAGCTGCTGGCCAGCAGGGCCTCACACAG GTGGTGTTGAAGGGTGCTCCGGGAACACCTGGTACCATTCTCAGGACTGTCCCCATGGGTGGAGTCAGACTGGTGTCACCTGTCACCAAAAAGCCCACAGTCGCAACGCTGGTCGTCAAGACAACCACAG GTATGTCCACTGCTTCTTTGGCCACGCCCGTCACCACCATGGCAACCATCGCTACTCTGACCAGCCAGGTTGCCACAGCAactgctggagcagcagcatcagGTCCCAAACAG GTGACTTTGATCACGACTCCCAGCGGTGCTGAGGCTCAGCCGCTGGTCCAGGATCTGCCCGTCACCATCATGGCTTCTCCTACATCAGAAGAACCTACAAGTAgtacaacaactactactactacaggAGAGGCAGGAGATGCTGCAGCTACAG tGACACTGGTATGCTCCAACCCACCATGTGAGACCCATGAGACCGGAACCACCAACACCGCCACCACAGCAGGAGCTGGGGGagtcagacag GTGTGTTCCAACCCACCGTGTGAGACACATGAAACCGggaccaccaacaccaccaccacagcagGAGCTGGGGGagtcagacag CTGTGTTCCAACCCGCCATGTGAGACCCATGAGACTGGGACCACCAACACCGCCACCACAGCAGGAGCTGGGGGTGTCAGACAG GTATGCTCCAACCCACCATGTGAGACACACGAGACCGGGACCACCAACACCGCCACCACAGCAGGAGCTGGGGGTGTCAGACAG GTATGCTCCAACCCACCATGTGAGACACACGAGACCGGGACCACCAACACTGCCACCACAGCTACAG CTCAGCAGGGTGCCGATGGTCTCCAGGGAGACTCGTCAGACTCTTCCTCTTCTGAGCCCACTTCCTCCACCTTACCCGCTCAAAGCAGAGCTGTAACCATGGTTACACAGGCTACACCCACACCTGGACCATCCATACCT GAGATCTCATCATTGGTAGGAGAGGGCAGGGCAGAATCTTCAGAGGCGGagtctgttgtcatggtgactgCAGCAGCCGAGGGGGAGGAGCTTATGCAGACAAACAGTGAATCAGAgcatgtgatgacatcagaagCATCAGTATTACAGGTTCACGTAGAGGGCAGCGGGCCAGCGGCaaag ATTGACTCAGACAGCAGCCCCCCCCAAGAGCTGATGTCACCAGAAGGTGGTGAGACACTCTCCGGGGCAACGACCCTGATGGTGACGGGGCTGACCTCGGATCAACTGAGTGCTACAATGGCAACAGAGGAGGACGTTCAGCAGGCAACTATACAGGCAGTCCTGCAGGCAGCTGGTCACATGG AAGGTTCAGAGGACCAGTCCATCCCCATCATTCTGACCCCACAGGAACTGGCAGCTCTGgtccaacagcagcagcagctgcaggatgtTGGCAGCCAAGCAGAACCAGTACCACAACACGAGCTGCCTACAG AGGGCCTTGCTCCAGCAGACAGCCTGAACGACCCAGCAGCAGAAAGTAACGGACACGAGCTGACGCCATCAGCAGTGACGAGCGCCGTGGCCCGATTGGCCAGTACTTTTGGCCCTGCCCCTTCTCTGACAGCCACCCCAGCCAAGAGTCAAGCGGCTACCACGCTCACTGAGGTGTCCAACGGCATCACAGCAACTGCAGCG AAGCAAGCGAAGTCATCAATGAAGGACGGTCAGTGGTACGACGTCGGAATCGTCAAAGTGACCAACATGGTGGTCACACATTATTACATCCCCTATGACGACAGCTCAGTTGAT GACGACTCGGGTGCGGTTCCGGACTACAGTCAGATGAGGAAGGTGGAGCTTCAGCCAGGAACCGCCTACAAGTTCCGAGTGGCAGGGATCAACATCTGCGGCCGCGGAGCATTCTCAGACGTTTCGGCGTTTAAAACGTGTCTTCCTGGTTTCCCTGGAGCTCCATGCGCCATCAAGATCAGCAAG AACCTGGACGGAGCTCAGCTCACCTGGGAACCTCCTGCGGTCACATCAGGAAAAATCACTGAATACTCTGTGTACCTGGCCATCCAGTCCAGCCAGACCACCTCTGCTTCAGGCTCCGGTCCGGCCCAGCTGGCCTTCATGAGGGTTTACTGTGGTCCAAACCCATCCTGCCTGGTCCAGGCCTCCAGTCTTTCCAATGCTCACATTGACTACACCACCAAGCCTGCTATCATCTTCCGCATCGCTGCCCGAAATCAGAAGGGCTACGGGCCAGCCACGCAGGTCCGGTGGCTACAAG AGAAAGAGTCAAGTAAAGCATCCGTGAAGAGAGTCGCAACATCTCCTGATTT TAAACCTGTTGGACCAAAGAAGTTTAGAACTGACCAATAG